The Candidatus Alcyoniella australis nucleotide sequence AGTGGCTCACCTCGCGCCTTTTGGTCATGATCGAAGCGACCGCATCGACCCTGTCATCGGCCACGTCGAAAGCGGCCATGCCGTTGGCAAGATAGCCCAGATTTTTATGGCGGACCGCCATGCCGAAACGGCGCATAACACCCTCGGCCTTCATCGTGGCGATCTCGGATACGATATCCTCCTCGGACAATCCCATAATCTTCGCAAGCTTTGAATAAGGCCGGGGCTCAAGCGGCAGATCGCCCTGTATAAACCTTATGATCTTGATGCGCTCAGCTTGCGTCATCAGCGCTCTCAAGGGTTTTAAAATCGACCTTAAGTTTGTAAAACCGCTCGGCGGGCAGGCTGTGAAGAACCAGAACGCCGGGAAGCTTTGCGATCCTTGCAAGTATCTTGGCGCGGGCCGAATCGCCCTTTGCGATCAGCGTGAACCAGACGTTGTAGCTTGCATCGCGTAGGTAGTTGTGGGTCACGCCGTTGTATTCGTTGATCGCATCCGTGGTTTCTTCCAACAGATCGGGCGAAACCCTTGCTGCGACCAGGGTCGATACGTACCCGAGCTTTCGCGGATCGAAAAGCGCGCCGATCCTACGGATGATTTGGCGCTCTTTGAGCGCGCCAAGACGGCGGATCACCTCTGATTCATCACTGCCCACGCGCCGCCCGATCTCGGCGTACGGAGATACGCAGATCGGAAAATCGGTCTGAATCATCTCAACGATGGCCCGGTCCAGCGCGTCCATTGTCACTCCACTGGCGCAATCTCGTCATCGGTCAAATAGCATGCCGGATCGTCGGCCCACGGGTCTCCGGTCACAGCCTCGGCCCGGGCTCTGAAGTTGCCCCCGCACACGTTGATCCACCGGCAGTTTTTGCACCGGCCAGTAAGGTGAGGTCGCTTGTCTTTGAGCTTCATCAAAAACTCGTTTTCAGAATCTGTCCAGATCTCGGAAAAGGGACGTTTGCGCACATTTCCCAAAACGTGGTTGCGCCAGAACTGGTCCGGGTGAACGCTGCCGTTCCAGCTTACGCACCCGATGCCGCGGCCTGTGCTGTTGCCCTCGTTGTATTGCAAAAGCTCCAGAACCTTTTTTGCCCGCTCGGGATTTTCGCGGCGCAGCCTGTTGTACAGGTGGACGCCGTCGGCGTGATTGTCCACGGTGAGCACCTCTGTGAGCCTGCCGGATTTGTGCAAAGCGGCGGTTCTGTCCATGATCAGATCCACCGCCGTCCTGGTCTGAGCATGGTCCAGGTCCTCTTTCACAAGGTCGGACCCGCGGCCGGAGTAGACCAGGTGGTAAAAGCAGACCCTGGGGATTTCCCGCTTTTCGACCAAATCGAATATCAATGATATCTGATCGGCGTTTTTCCTGTTGATGGTAAACCGTAGCCCGACCTTGAGCCCGGCGTTGCTGCTGTTTTCGATACCGGCCATGGCCGATGCGAACGCGCCTTTTTTACCCCGGAATTTGTCGTTGACCTCTTCCATCCCGTCCAGGCTAATGCCGACATACGAAAGCCCGATGTTTTTCAGACGCTTGGCCGTGGGCTCGTCTATCAACGTGCCGTTGGTGGACAATACTGCCCGCATTCCCTTTGACACCGCGTACTCGGCAAGCTCGAAGACGTCCGGACGCATCAGCGGCTCGCCGCCTGAAAAAAGCAGCACCGGAGCGCCGAACGCGGCCAGGTCGTCGATCATGGCCCTGCCTTCGGTGGTGGTAAGCTCGCCGCCGTAGTTGGTGTCGGCGGATCGGGAATAGCAGTGAACGCAGTTGAGGTTGCAGCGACGGGTGCAGTTCCAGACCACCACCGGCTTTTTGTCGGCGGAGAATTGCAAGAGCTCGCTTGGCAGCTTATCGGACCGGCGGCCGTAGCGAAGCGCGTCCGAAGGCTCCACTGTGCCGCAATAAAGCTTGCTGATTCCTATCATCAAAGGACCTTTCCGCCGGCGAGGTGATCCAGGATCGCCTCGATCAGGCCGGGGATTGTGTAGGTTTTCGCCTCTATGTGAATCGGGATGCCATGGTCTTTCATGGTCTTGCTGGTGACAGGGCCGATGGATGCGAAAAGCGCCCGGCCCAAAAGCTCGGCCATGACCTCATCGCCGGCAAAGGCTGCGAAGTTTCTCACCGTCGATGAGCTTGCAAAGGTGATGATCGGCTCTTTTGCGTCCATGATTCGCGCTATGGCGTCGGGCTCTCCTTGTTCCGGAACTGTCCTGTAGGCGCAGACCTCGTCCACAATCGCCCCGGCGTGCAAAAGCGCATCGGCAAGGGCCTCCCGGGCAAGGTCGGCCCTTGGTAAAAGCACCCGTTTGCCCTTGATCGGCCCGGCTGCGATAAGCGCTTTTGCCACCGACTCGGCCACGTAGCGCTCGGGCACAAGGTCGGCCCGAATACCGATGCCCAAAAGCGCGTCGGCGGTGGCCGGTCCTATGGCGCATATCTTCGCCGAACCAAAAGCCCTTGCGTCAAGGCCCAAGTCCGAAAGCGCGCCGCTAATTGCCAAAACGCCGTTTATCGATGTGAACACCACCCAGTCGTAGGTGTGAAGCCTTGATGCTGCGCCGGCCAAAGGCTCGCCGTTTTCAGGCGGCTCGATACGAATAGCGGGAAACTCGATCACCTTTGCGCCCAGCCCGGAAAGGGTTGCCGCAAGGCCCGAGGCCTGGGCCCTTGCCCTTGTGACAACGGCGGTTGCTCCGAAAAGCGGCCGGTTTTCAAACCATGCTAGCTTTTCGCGCAGGGCCACGACCTCGCCCACAACAAAAAGCGCCGGGGGCTTGATGTCGGCTTTGCGGGCGGCGTCGACGATGGTCTCAAGCGTGCCGGTCACCGTCTGTTGGTCCGGCATGGTTCCCCAGCGGATAAGCGCAGCAGGCGTGTGGGGCTTTCGGCCGTTTTCCATAAGCGCGGCGCAGATCCTTTCCAGGTTGCGCACGCCCATGAAAAACACCAGCGTTCCGACGCCTGTTGCGATCCGGGCCCAATCGATGTCGGAGCTTTCCTTTGTTGGGTCCTCGTGGCCTGTGATTGCGGCGAAAGTGGATGCAAGGCCCCTGTGGGTCACCGGGATCCCGGCGTAGGCGGGAACCGCAACAGCCGCGCTGATCCCTGGCACCACCTCAAAGTCCAACCCGGCCTCGGCCAGAGCCAACGCCTCTTCGCCGCCGCGGCCAAACACGAACGGGTCGCCGCCCTTGAGGCGGCAGACGCTGCTGCCCGAACGCGCCAGCTCGACCAGCAGCGGGTTGATCTGATCCTGCCGCAGGCTGTGTTGGCCCGCGCGTTTGCCCACGTAGATCAGCCGCGCGTCAGGCCGGGCGTACGCCAGCAGTGCGTCGTTGGCCAAGTTGTCGTAGACCACGGCGTCGGCCGCGGCCAGCACCTGCTTACCGCGCAGGGTCAGCAGTCCCGGGTCGCCCGGACCCGCGCCCACCAGATAGACGGTCCCCGCTTTGATCATCTTTGCGCTCCTCGTCCCAGTCCGTTTTGCAGCAGCTCGAGGATCGGCTCCGGGCCTTCGACCTCCCCGTTCCCCGCGATCTGCCGTTCCACCAGCGCCCCGAGCATGCCCAGGATCAGCGACGCGGTTTGCTGTTCGCACAGCTCGCCGAAGGCTCCGGCCCGGCTTCCCTGGCGCAGCACCGAGCACAGCAACTCGAACAGCCGTTGTTGCAGGCGTTGCAGCGACTCGTCCTCGAGCCGGCCTTTGCCCGCGCGCCACATTCGATAGAAGTCCGGGTTGCGCACCATGAACGCCTGCCAGTGGATCAGGTAGCTGCGCAGGTTGCGCCAGGGCTCGTTGCGCTCGGAGTAGGTCTGTTCGAGCAGCCGCACCAGGCGGTCGAGGCGAAAGGTCAGGGCCGCGTGGTACAGCTCGAGCTTGGAATTGAAGTTGTAGTAAAGCGTGCCCTTGGCAACGCCCGCGCTACGCGCGATCTCGTCCATCTGCACCGAGTGGAAGTCGCGCTCGGCGAACAGCCTGATCGTCGCGTCGAGGATGCCCTCCCGGCGCTCGAGCCTAGCGTTGCCCACGCTCATCTCCACAGCGCTCGGGCCGCAGAGCCGCCGCAATCCGGCCGTCCTCGTCCAGCGCCAACAGCTCGCGTCCCAGGCGTCGGCCCAGCTCCCGCGGATCGTCGGACGATCCGATCGCGCTGCGGCGCAGCACCAGGTCGCCCTCCGGGGTCGCGATCAACCCCTGCAGCTCCAATGCGTTCTCCGTCACCCTGCAGTGCGCGCCCAGGGGCACGTGGCAGCCGCCTTCGGTGAACTCCAGCAGCGCACGCTCCGCCTCCACGGCCAGGCGCGTGAGACGATGATCGAGCAACGCCAGCAGCTCGCGCAGGCGTCGGTCGTTTTCGCGGCACTGCACGGCCATCGCGCCCTGGCCCGGCGCAGGCAGCATCTGCTCGAAGCTCAGCGGCAGCATGCGCTCGTCGAGCAGGCCCAGTCGCCGCACGCCCGCGGCGGCCAGCACCAGGGCGTCGTATTCGCCGGACTGCTCTAGCTTGCGTAGCCGCGTTTCGACGTTGCCGCGAATCTCCAGGCAGCGGCAGTCCGGCCGCAGCAGCCTAATTTGCGCCCGTCGACGCGGGCTGCCCGTGCCGATGCGCACATCCGGGGGCAGGCCGTCGGGGCCGAGGCCTCGGGGACTGACCAGCATGTCGCGCGGGTCCTCGCGCTCCATGATCGCGGCCAAAACCAGGTCGGGCGTTGGCTCCGTGGGCAGGTCCTTGAGGCTATGCACGGCCAGGTCGATCTCGCCACACAGCAGCGCCTTCTCGATCTGCCGCGTGAACAGACCCTTGTCGTCGATCTTGGTCAGCGGATGGTCGAGCAATTGGTCGCCGGTGGTGCTGATAATCCTGCGCTCGATCTCCAGCTCCGGCCGCAGCCGCAGCAGGGCCTCGATGCACATTTCGGTCTGGCATCGCGCCAGCGCGCTGCCGCGAGTGCCGACGATCAGCCGCGTCATGAATGCTCCTCGGGCAGGCCCATGATCTCGCGCACGAGTTGGATCAGCTTGGCCGCGTTGGGCTGGCGCGCCGCGTTTTTCACATGCAGGATCGGGTGCGCCAACATGCGCTTGGTCATCCGGCGCGTGGTTCCATCCACCAGCTCCATCACCTCGGGACTGAGCTGTGCGCCGATCTTCTCCAGCTCGTCCATACGAATGCTCTCCAGGGTCTGCTGTAGCTGTTTGATTGTCGGCGTGACCTTGAACTGCATGTGCCACTGGGCGAAGCGTTCGGTGTCCGAGGCGATCAACTGCATGGCGTGGCGGCGCTCATCTTTGCGCGTGGCGAGGTTGGCCTCGACCTGCCTGCCCAGGTCGTCGATGTCGTAGAGGAACACGCCCTCGATGCTCTCAACGCCAGGCTCAATGTCGCGCGGCACCGCCATGTCGATCAGAAACAGCGGCCGGCGGCGCTTGGCGCTCGCCCGGGCGATCTGCTCGCAACCGAGCAACGGCTGCGGCGAACCGGTGCTGCTGATCACGATGTCCGTTTCGCAAAGCGCAGCGTCGAGCTGTTGCAGGTCTCCTGCTTCGGCGTCGAGGCGATTAGCCAACTCCTGGGCGCGCTGCAGGGTACGGTTGAGGATCGTCAGTCGTTGGACACCACGGTCGCGCAGGATGCGCGCGGCCAGCTCTGCGTTCTCGCCCGCGCCGATCAGCAGCACCCGGCATTGTTCGAGGTGCAAAAAGATCTTGGCCGCCAAGTCGCAGGCCACCTGGCTGACCGACAGCGAGCCGCGGCCGATGCCGGTCTCGCTACGCACGCGCTTGGCAACGCGGAAGGTGATGTGCATCAGCTTGTTCAGCAGCGGCCCGGTGGTCTGCGCCTCGACTGCGGCGCGGTAGGCGTCCTTAAGCTGGCCCAAGATCTGGGTTTCGCCGAGCACCATCGAGTCCAGACCCGAGGCCACCTCGAACAGGTGCGACACGGCCTGGCCGTTGAGGTAGGTGTAGGTCGAATCGCACACCTGCAGCTGCGCGAGCCCGCTTTGCTCGGCCAGAAAGCTGGACAGCCGCTGCGCATTGAAAAGTTCGGGCTTGAACGCGGCCAGCAGCTCGGTGCGGTTGCAGGTGGAGAGGATCAGGCACTCGGCGATCTCGTCGCAGGCGTGCAGCGCGCGCAGTGCGTCGCCCAGTCGCGGGGACGGGAAAGCCAACTGCTCGCGGACTCCCAGGCTCGAGCAACGATGGTTGGCGCCCACCAGAGCTACACGCACGCCATCGCCTCCCGCATCGGCCCGCTCGCGCTCGCCGTTGCTGATCAGCGGCAGCAGCTCGAGCTGCGCCACACGCCGTCCGGCCTCCATCCGCGCCTGGACATCGTGGGGATAGCGTTGGCGCGCGTGGTCGCGGCAGGCTGCGATGATCTCCAGGTACTCGGCGTACTCCTCGCCGAACTGCTGCTCGAGCTCGCGGCGCAGACGCTTGGCCAGGGCCGGTCCGGCACCGCCGGTGGAGATCGCGATGCACAACTCGCCGCGGCGCACCACCGCGGGCACGATGAAGCTGCACAGCTCGGGCTGGTCCACCACGTTGACCAGCAGCCCGCGTTGCGAGGTGTGCCGGTGC carries:
- a CDS encoding TetR/AcrR family transcriptional regulator, encoding MGNARLERREGILDATIRLFAERDFHSVQMDEIARSAGVAKGTLYYNFNSKLELYHAALTFRLDRLVRLLEQTYSERNEPWRNLRSYLIHWQAFMVRNPDFYRMWRAGKGRLEDESLQRLQQRLFELLCSVLRQGSRAGAFGELCEQQTASLILGMLGALVERQIAGNGEVEGPEPILELLQNGLGRGAQR
- the cobA gene encoding uroporphyrinogen-III C-methyltransferase, which produces MIKAGTVYLVGAGPGDPGLLTLRGKQVLAAADAVVYDNLANDALLAYARPDARLIYVGKRAGQHSLRQDQINPLLVELARSGSSVCRLKGGDPFVFGRGGEEALALAEAGLDFEVVPGISAAVAVPAYAGIPVTHRGLASTFAAITGHEDPTKESSDIDWARIATGVGTLVFFMGVRNLERICAALMENGRKPHTPAALIRWGTMPDQQTVTGTLETIVDAARKADIKPPALFVVGEVVALREKLAWFENRPLFGATAVVTRARAQASGLAATLSGLGAKVIEFPAIRIEPPENGEPLAGAASRLHTYDWVVFTSINGVLAISGALSDLGLDARAFGSAKICAIGPATADALLGIGIRADLVPERYVAESVAKALIAAGPIKGKRVLLPRADLAREALADALLHAGAIVDEVCAYRTVPEQGEPDAIARIMDAKEPIITFASSSTVRNFAAFAGDEVMAELLGRALFASIGPVTSKTMKDHGIPIHIEAKTYTIPGLIEAILDHLAGGKVL
- the ahbC gene encoding 12,18-didecarboxysiroheme deacetylase, which translates into the protein MIGISKLYCGTVEPSDALRYGRRSDKLPSELLQFSADKKPVVVWNCTRRCNLNCVHCYSRSADTNYGGELTTTEGRAMIDDLAAFGAPVLLFSGGEPLMRPDVFELAEYAVSKGMRAVLSTNGTLIDEPTAKRLKNIGLSYVGISLDGMEEVNDKFRGKKGAFASAMAGIENSSNAGLKVGLRFTINRKNADQISLIFDLVEKREIPRVCFYHLVYSGRGSDLVKEDLDHAQTRTAVDLIMDRTAALHKSGRLTEVLTVDNHADGVHLYNRLRRENPERAKKVLELLQYNEGNSTGRGIGCVSWNGSVHPDQFWRNHVLGNVRKRPFSEIWTDSENEFLMKLKDKRPHLTGRCKNCRWINVCGGNFRARAEAVTGDPWADDPACYLTDDEIAPVE
- the hemC gene encoding hydroxymethylbilane synthase, which translates into the protein MTRLIVGTRGSALARCQTEMCIEALLRLRPELEIERRIISTTGDQLLDHPLTKIDDKGLFTRQIEKALLCGEIDLAVHSLKDLPTEPTPDLVLAAIMEREDPRDMLVSPRGLGPDGLPPDVRIGTGSPRRRAQIRLLRPDCRCLEIRGNVETRLRKLEQSGEYDALVLAAAGVRRLGLLDERMLPLSFEQMLPAPGQGAMAVQCRENDRRLRELLALLDHRLTRLAVEAERALLEFTEGGCHVPLGAHCRVTENALELQGLIATPEGDLVLRRSAIGSSDDPRELGRRLGRELLALDEDGRIAAALRPERCGDERGQR
- the hemA gene encoding glutamyl-tRNA reductase, translating into MSRTYPIQLMIEGRSCLVVGGGEVAARKAEALLEARAEVRVAAPRLMPAMQKLVDAGLVSYIAGKFDPAQLDDVALVIAATDDQSVNRAVHRHTSQRGLLVNVVDQPELCSFIVPAVVRRGELCIAISTGGAGPALAKRLRRELEQQFGEEYAEYLEIIAACRDHARQRYPHDVQARMEAGRRVAQLELLPLISNGERERADAGGDGVRVALVGANHRCSSLGVREQLAFPSPRLGDALRALHACDEIAECLILSTCNRTELLAAFKPELFNAQRLSSFLAEQSGLAQLQVCDSTYTYLNGQAVSHLFEVASGLDSMVLGETQILGQLKDAYRAAVEAQTTGPLLNKLMHITFRVAKRVRSETGIGRGSLSVSQVACDLAAKIFLHLEQCRVLLIGAGENAELAARILRDRGVQRLTILNRTLQRAQELANRLDAEAGDLQQLDAALCETDIVISSTGSPQPLLGCEQIARASAKRRRPLFLIDMAVPRDIEPGVESIEGVFLYDIDDLGRQVEANLATRKDERRHAMQLIASDTERFAQWHMQFKVTPTIKQLQQTLESIRMDELEKIGAQLSPEVMELVDGTTRRMTKRMLAHPILHVKNAARQPNAAKLIQLVREIMGLPEEHS
- a CDS encoding AsnC family transcriptional regulator — encoded protein: MDALDRAIVEMIQTDFPICVSPYAEIGRRVGSDESEVIRRLGALKERQIIRRIGALFDPRKLGYVSTLVAARVSPDLLEETTDAINEYNGVTHNYLRDASYNVWFTLIAKGDSARAKILARIAKLPGVLVLHSLPAERFYKLKVDFKTLESADDAS